In Oscillospiraceae bacterium, the following are encoded in one genomic region:
- a CDS encoding serine/threonine-protein kinase gives MLKKGIIVETTFDEYEIESQINQGGSGTVFRVYNSAKQVYALKAIDRNLTTKDKLKRFKNELAFCQNNNHNNIIHILDHGVYHKNDENIIFYVMPLYPMTLRDRMNSRIPADEVLPMFYQLLDAIKYAHQKNIWHRDIKPENVLIDDNGTVVLADFGIAHFCSEELVTAVETKKCDRLANFQYAAPEQRARDSIVDGSADIFATGLILNEMFTGKVIAGANYLTIKSVNSKYSFLDKVVDSMICQNPIDRLSSEEIAFQIASEQINDQENQKLTSLIIKKPDNDDKFFETTDSIKTVKKIDEKDLNNKLAIVEIYEELLKVKSQIKKNQTQN, from the coding sequence ATGCTAAAAAAGGGTATAATTGTCGAAACGACTTTTGACGAATATGAAATTGAATCACAAATTAACCAAGGCGGTAGTGGCACCGTTTTCCGCGTTTATAATTCAGCAAAGCAAGTTTATGCTCTTAAAGCTATTGACCGAAATCTAACAACCAAAGATAAACTCAAAAGATTTAAGAATGAACTTGCTTTTTGCCAAAATAATAATCATAATAACATCATACATATTCTTGACCACGGAGTTTACCATAAAAATGATGAAAACATTATTTTTTATGTAATGCCATTATACCCAATGACATTAAGGGATAGAATGAATTCTCGTATTCCAGCAGATGAAGTATTACCAATGTTTTATCAATTACTTGATGCTATTAAATATGCTCATCAAAAAAATATATGGCATCGCGATATAAAACCTGAAAATGTCCTTATTGATGACAATGGCACTGTTGTGCTTGCGGACTTTGGTATCGCTCATTTTTGTTCAGAGGAGCTTGTGACAGCGGTTGAAACAAAAAAGTGTGATCGTCTTGCAAATTTCCAATATGCAGCACCGGAACAACGTGCTAGGGATTCCATAGTTGATGGAAGTGCTGATATATTTGCTACGGGTTTAATACTTAATGAAATGTTTACAGGAAAGGTAATAGCAGGAGCCAATTATTTGACAATAAAATCTGTAAACTCAAAATATAGCTTTCTTGATAAAGTTGTTGATTCAATGATTTGCCAAAACCCAATAGATCGCCTATCTTCCGAAGAAATTGCATTTCAAATTGCATCTGAGCAAATAAATGATCAAGAAAACCAAAAACTTACATCCCTTATTATAAAAAAGCCTGATAATGATGATAAGTTTTTTGAAACCACAGATAGCATTAAAACTGTAAAAAAAATAGATGAAAAGGATTTAAATAATAAACTTGCTATTGTTGAGATTTATGAAGAACTATTAAAAGTCAAATCCCAAATTAAAAAAAATCAAACACAAAACTAA
- a CDS encoding NlpC/P60 family protein — MAKTAKSLVDYCKAQLGKPYWYGSFGQFANTSDLDWYAKTYPVYWSDTRVALAREKHIGQKVHDCVGLIKGYLWSVDANSPAKYREDQDVSANGMRTKCTEKGDINTIPEIPGTLVFMSGHVGVYIGGGEVIEARGFQYGVVKTRLADRPWKWWGKCPWIDYSVSSAANQPQLKAGDRVTILPGARYINGKSVPERFIGKAMNVMSLKDGANALILQLFSRIALQFLKKI, encoded by the coding sequence ATGGCAAAAACAGCAAAAAGTCTTGTCGATTATTGCAAAGCACAACTCGGTAAACCGTATTGGTACGGTTCGTTTGGGCAGTTTGCAAACACAAGCGATCTAGACTGGTATGCGAAGACATACCCGGTGTACTGGTCAGACACTCGCGTCGCCCTGGCAAGAGAAAAGCATATCGGTCAAAAGGTACACGATTGTGTAGGGCTCATCAAGGGCTATCTGTGGAGCGTTGACGCAAACAGCCCGGCAAAGTACCGCGAAGATCAGGACGTTTCTGCAAACGGCATGCGCACGAAATGCACAGAAAAAGGCGATATCAACACAATTCCCGAAATACCCGGCACGCTTGTCTTTATGTCCGGTCATGTCGGCGTGTACATAGGGGGCGGGGAAGTCATCGAAGCTCGCGGCTTCCAGTATGGCGTAGTTAAAACTCGGCTTGCAGATCGTCCGTGGAAGTGGTGGGGTAAATGCCCGTGGATTGATTACAGCGTCTCATCGGCAGCGAACCAGCCTCAGCTCAAAGCCGGCGACCGTGTGACGATTCTCCCCGGTGCAAGGTACATCAACGGCAAAAGCGTTCCGGAGCGGTTCATCGGCAAAGCAATGAATGTGATGAGCCTGAAGGATGGAGCAAATGCGCTGATCCTTCAGCTTTTCAGCCGGATCGCGCTCCAGTTTCTGAAAAAGATATGA
- a CDS encoding phage head-tail connector protein: protein MLEQIMNSLEGLTDLEKNQLFHTLMSPTYSRLEKIKVLLGITSMDQDGVLEFVIQTIEDMVLSYTGQDTLPTPLEKVLIVMVVSYYKSAGLGDASATVGPVASVKRGDVQTSFANASGASGSAQTFNMGADGGDFFGWKTVLNEYRKLRW, encoded by the coding sequence GTGTTAGAACAAATAATGAATTCACTTGAAGGATTGACTGACCTTGAAAAGAACCAACTTTTTCATACTCTTATGTCGCCGACTTATTCCAGACTTGAAAAAATTAAGGTCCTGCTCGGTATAACAAGTATGGATCAGGATGGGGTTCTTGAATTTGTTATTCAAACGATTGAAGATATGGTCTTATCCTATACCGGGCAGGACACGCTTCCAACACCTCTTGAAAAAGTTCTCATTGTCATGGTCGTCAGTTATTATAAAAGCGCGGGACTCGGCGACGCCTCAGCTACTGTGGGTCCGGTGGCGTCTGTAAAGCGTGGCGATGTGCAAACATCATTTGCTAATGCTTCCGGCGCTTCCGGATCGGCGCAAACTTTCAACATGGGGGCTGACGGCGGCGACTTTTTCGGATGGAAGACAGTACTGAACGAATATCGAAAATTAAGGTGGTGA